In a genomic window of Lepisosteus oculatus isolate fLepOcu1 chromosome 5, fLepOcu1.hap2, whole genome shotgun sequence:
- the LOC107076829 gene encoding peptidase inhibitor 16-like, which produces MLWSSVLWAVLAGLCLAQGYKLSEEEKKTIVDLHNQMRSMVSPSASNMRGMSWGQDLETVATQYAAQCVWEHNLDIQSVFGENLYVGTGSFNLSKAVWRWFQEHEDYTYSTNECSVLKMCGHYTQLVWAESSRVGCGTHLCDEVKGLGFKGATVLVCNYSPAGNAENEHPYEVGEPCSSCPEYHSCAGSLCVLKQPETTPTWDTGTGTEGPEEQTSSSLSPATTEREQTETMSAEEVPTETTENLAEDVVQEGTEEEGGTPTPTVGPWEREVRKGLPSSERPLVEGKDITDVEVVVIVTGGLAAHMPYTQVIITSLLLVFFAL; this is translated from the exons ATGCTCTGGAGTTCAGTGCTGTGGGCTGTGCTGGCTGGGCTCTGCCTGGCACAGGGTTATAAACTCAGCGAGGAGGAGAAGAAGACCATTGTGGACCTGCACAACCAGATGCGCTCCATGGTCAGCCCCAGCGCCTCCAACATGCGGGGCATG AGCTGGGGGCAGGACCTGGAGACGGTGGCCACGCAGTACGCAGCCCAGTGCGTCTGGGAGCACAACCTCGACATCCAGTCCGTGTTCGGGGAGAACCTGTACGTCGGCACGGGCAGCTTCAACCTCAGCAAGGCCGTGTGGAGGTGGTTCCAGGAGCACGAGGATTACACCTACAGCACCAACGAATGCAGTGTATTGAAGATGTGTGGCCACTACACCCAG ctgGTGTGGGCGGAGAGCTCCAGAGTTGGCTGTGGAACTCACCTGTGTGACGAAGTGAAAGGGCTGGGCTTCAAGGGAGCCACGGTGCTGGTGTGCAACTACAGTCCTGC GGGCAATGCCGAGAATGAGCATCCGTACGAGGTGGGAGAGCCCTGCTCCAGCTGCCCAGAGTACCACAGCTGTGCTGGGAGCCTGTGTG TGCTGAAGCAGCCGGAGACGACGCCCACATGGGACACGGGCACCGGAACAGAGGGCCCTGAGGAGCAGACAAGCTCCTCCCTGAGTCCAGCAACGACGGAGAGGGAGCAGACTGAGACGATGTCTGCAGAGGAGGTGCCCACGGAAACGACAGAGAACCTAGCTGAGGATGTGGTGCAAGAGGGCACGGAGGAAGAGGGCGGCACCCCAACTCCGACAGTTGGGCCCTGGGAACGGGAGGTCCGGAAGGGCCTCCCGTCGAGTGAGCGCCCCCTTGTGGAGGGAAAGGACATCACAGATGTGGAAGTGGTAGTGATTGTGACCGGTGGGTTGGCAGCCCACATGCCTTACACTCAGGTCATCATAACGTCACTCCTGCTGGTGTTCTTTGCACTGTGA
- the c5h6orf89 gene encoding bombesin receptor-activated protein C6orf89 homolog isoform X2 — MGMAPSEPCIYDKLSESIDILRQSGYRYGMSEREIEKFIKQVLETNEPRREPPQFPVLRATVKFVVAVGFLLVAVLAFAYPHSTPQLDLELTGAHNWSSPLSHVRLLSLPIARKYNLEEFHEWWSVMVGGCGLAPVNCSGCAAVTAVLEVSDMHSVLRGPQPVLFKGGAELTLTYEHLEQLFSKHREAMGVWVAEKGNKMVTAQNFPPETANFTVFWKGDARRQEEVLWSLFPGMDRYPLVDSEEMSLKQCRITHSPESQSQAQRMHRWLVVTQGLPLLRVMPVRRCQRLCSSFSVWLGPGDIGEHGTLLFQLSVSPACAPGKSTLTLGSGRWICSQAGGRTLFVMALPSDGQPDAHCIPSC, encoded by the exons ATGGGGATGGCACCCAGCGAGCCGTGCATTTACGACAAGCTCTCGGAAAGCATCGACATCTTGAGGCAGTCGGGGTATCGCTACGGGATGTCGGAGAGGGAGATCGAGAAGTTCATCAAGCAGGTCCTGGAGACCAACGAGCCCCGGAGGGAGCCGCCGCAGTTCCCCGTCCTGCGAGCTACTGTGAAG tttgtAGTTGCAGTGGGGTTCCTGCTGGTGGCAGTGTTGGCCTTTGCATACCCTCACAGTACCCCCCAGCTGGACTTGGAGCTCACGGGTGCACACAACTGGTCCTCGCCGCTCAGCCACGTGCGGCTGCTGTCTCTGCCCATCGCCAGGAAGTACAACCTGGAAG AGTTCCACGAGTGGTGGAGCGTGATGGTGGGGGGGTGCGGGTTGGCACCAGTGAACTGCTCGGGCTGTGCGGCCGTCACTGCAGTCCTGGAGGTGTCGGACATGCACAGTGTCCTGCGGGGCCCCCAGCCCGTCCTCTTCAAG GGAGGAGCAGAGCTGACTCTGACCTACGAGCACCTAGAGCAGCTGTTCTCCAAGCACAGGGAAGCCATGGGTGTCTGGGTGGCAGAGAAGGGGAATAAGATGGTCACAGCACAGAATTTCCCTCCGGAGACGGCCAACTTCACTGTGTTCTG gAAAGGCGATGCTCGGAGGCAGGAGGAGGTGCTGTGGTCACTATTCCCAGGGATGGATCGCTACCCTCTTGTGGACAGTGAGGAGATGTCACTGAAGCAGTGCAGGATCACACACAGCCCAGAGTCACAGAGCCAG GCCCAGCGCATGCACCGGTGGTTGGTGGTGACCCAGGGATTGCCCTTGCTCCGAGTCATGCCTGTGCGCCGCTGCCAGAGGCTGTGCAGCTCCTTCAGCGTGTGGCTGGGTCCTGGAGACATTGGTGAGCATGGCACGCTGCTCTTTcagctgtctgtctctcctgcaTGTGCACCTGGAAAG TCCACGCTGACCCTCGGTTCTGGCAGATGGATCTGTTCCCAGGCAGGGGGCAGAACATTGTTTGTGATGGCTCTGCCTTCTGACGGGCAGCCGGACGCCCACTGTATCCCGTcctgctga
- the c5h6orf89 gene encoding bombesin receptor-activated protein C6orf89 homolog isoform X1 — MGMAPSEPCIYDKLSESIDILRQSGYRYGMSEREIEKFIKQVLETNEPRREPPQFPVLRATVKFVVAVGFLLVAVLAFAYPHSTPQLDLELTGAHNWSSPLSHVRLLSLPIARKYNLEGCPMVMRSAWGLPCVLSPAEFHEWWSVMVGGCGLAPVNCSGCAAVTAVLEVSDMHSVLRGPQPVLFKGGAELTLTYEHLEQLFSKHREAMGVWVAEKGNKMVTAQNFPPETANFTVFWKGDARRQEEVLWSLFPGMDRYPLVDSEEMSLKQCRITHSPESQSQAQRMHRWLVVTQGLPLLRVMPVRRCQRLCSSFSVWLGPGDIGEHGTLLFQLSVSPACAPGKSTLTLGSGRWICSQAGGRTLFVMALPSDGQPDAHCIPSC, encoded by the exons ATGGGGATGGCACCCAGCGAGCCGTGCATTTACGACAAGCTCTCGGAAAGCATCGACATCTTGAGGCAGTCGGGGTATCGCTACGGGATGTCGGAGAGGGAGATCGAGAAGTTCATCAAGCAGGTCCTGGAGACCAACGAGCCCCGGAGGGAGCCGCCGCAGTTCCCCGTCCTGCGAGCTACTGTGAAG tttgtAGTTGCAGTGGGGTTCCTGCTGGTGGCAGTGTTGGCCTTTGCATACCCTCACAGTACCCCCCAGCTGGACTTGGAGCTCACGGGTGCACACAACTGGTCCTCGCCGCTCAGCCACGTGCGGCTGCTGTCTCTGCCCATCGCCAGGAAGTACAACCTGGAAG GGTGTCCTATGGTAATGAGGTCAGCTTGGGGGTTGCCCTGTGTGCTGTCTCCTGCAGAGTTCCACGAGTGGTGGAGCGTGATGGTGGGGGGGTGCGGGTTGGCACCAGTGAACTGCTCGGGCTGTGCGGCCGTCACTGCAGTCCTGGAGGTGTCGGACATGCACAGTGTCCTGCGGGGCCCCCAGCCCGTCCTCTTCAAG GGAGGAGCAGAGCTGACTCTGACCTACGAGCACCTAGAGCAGCTGTTCTCCAAGCACAGGGAAGCCATGGGTGTCTGGGTGGCAGAGAAGGGGAATAAGATGGTCACAGCACAGAATTTCCCTCCGGAGACGGCCAACTTCACTGTGTTCTG gAAAGGCGATGCTCGGAGGCAGGAGGAGGTGCTGTGGTCACTATTCCCAGGGATGGATCGCTACCCTCTTGTGGACAGTGAGGAGATGTCACTGAAGCAGTGCAGGATCACACACAGCCCAGAGTCACAGAGCCAG GCCCAGCGCATGCACCGGTGGTTGGTGGTGACCCAGGGATTGCCCTTGCTCCGAGTCATGCCTGTGCGCCGCTGCCAGAGGCTGTGCAGCTCCTTCAGCGTGTGGCTGGGTCCTGGAGACATTGGTGAGCATGGCACGCTGCTCTTTcagctgtctgtctctcctgcaTGTGCACCTGGAAAG TCCACGCTGACCCTCGGTTCTGGCAGATGGATCTGTTCCCAGGCAGGGGGCAGAACATTGTTTGTGATGGCTCTGCCTTCTGACGGGCAGCCGGACGCCCACTGTATCCCGTcctgctga
- the c5h6orf89 gene encoding bombesin receptor-activated protein C6orf89 homolog isoform X3, with the protein MGMAPSEPCIYDKLSESIDILRQSGYRYGMSEREIEKFIKQVLETNEPRREPPQFPVLRATVKFVVAVGFLLVAVLAFAYPHSTPQLDLELTGAHNWSSPLSHVRLLSLPIARKYNLEGCPMVMRSAWGLPCVLSPAEFHEWWSVMVGGCGLAPVNCSGCAAVTAVLEVSDMHSVLRGPQPVLFKGGAELTLTYEHLEQLFSKHREAMGVWVAEKGNKMVTAQNFPPETANFTVFWKGDARRQEEVLWSLFPGMDRYPLVDSEEMSLKQCRITHSPESQSQAQRMHRWLVVTQGLPLLRVMPVRRCQRLCSSFSVWLGPGDIVHADPRFWQMDLFPGRGQNIVCDGSAF; encoded by the exons ATGGGGATGGCACCCAGCGAGCCGTGCATTTACGACAAGCTCTCGGAAAGCATCGACATCTTGAGGCAGTCGGGGTATCGCTACGGGATGTCGGAGAGGGAGATCGAGAAGTTCATCAAGCAGGTCCTGGAGACCAACGAGCCCCGGAGGGAGCCGCCGCAGTTCCCCGTCCTGCGAGCTACTGTGAAG tttgtAGTTGCAGTGGGGTTCCTGCTGGTGGCAGTGTTGGCCTTTGCATACCCTCACAGTACCCCCCAGCTGGACTTGGAGCTCACGGGTGCACACAACTGGTCCTCGCCGCTCAGCCACGTGCGGCTGCTGTCTCTGCCCATCGCCAGGAAGTACAACCTGGAAG GGTGTCCTATGGTAATGAGGTCAGCTTGGGGGTTGCCCTGTGTGCTGTCTCCTGCAGAGTTCCACGAGTGGTGGAGCGTGATGGTGGGGGGGTGCGGGTTGGCACCAGTGAACTGCTCGGGCTGTGCGGCCGTCACTGCAGTCCTGGAGGTGTCGGACATGCACAGTGTCCTGCGGGGCCCCCAGCCCGTCCTCTTCAAG GGAGGAGCAGAGCTGACTCTGACCTACGAGCACCTAGAGCAGCTGTTCTCCAAGCACAGGGAAGCCATGGGTGTCTGGGTGGCAGAGAAGGGGAATAAGATGGTCACAGCACAGAATTTCCCTCCGGAGACGGCCAACTTCACTGTGTTCTG gAAAGGCGATGCTCGGAGGCAGGAGGAGGTGCTGTGGTCACTATTCCCAGGGATGGATCGCTACCCTCTTGTGGACAGTGAGGAGATGTCACTGAAGCAGTGCAGGATCACACACAGCCCAGAGTCACAGAGCCAG GCCCAGCGCATGCACCGGTGGTTGGTGGTGACCCAGGGATTGCCCTTGCTCCGAGTCATGCCTGTGCGCCGCTGCCAGAGGCTGTGCAGCTCCTTCAGCGTGTGGCTGGGTCCTGGAGACATTG TCCACGCTGACCCTCGGTTCTGGCAGATGGATCTGTTCCCAGGCAGGGGGCAGAACATTGTTTGTGATGGCTCTGCCTTCTGA
- the LOC102690995 gene encoding green-sensitive opsin, translating to MNGTEGNNFYVPFSNRTGLVRSPFEYPQYYLAAPWKFSTLCAYMFLLIMLGFPINGLTLLVTFKHKKLRQPLNFILVNLAVAGLFMVCFGFTITFYSAMNGYFVFGPIGCAIEGFFATLGGEVALWSLVVLAIERYIVVCKPMGNFRFSSTHAFIGIMFTWVMAFSCAAPPLIGWSRYIPEGMQCSCGPDYYTMNPQYNNASYVIYMFVVHFFIPVVVIFFSYGRLICKVKEAAASQQESATTQKAEREVTRMVILMVIGFLTAWVPYASVALWIFLNQGADFSATFMTVPAFFSKSSSLYNPIIYVLLNKQFRNCMVTTICCGKNPLGDDEVSSTASQSKTEVSSVSSSQVSPA from the exons ATGAATGGCACAGAGGGTAACAATTTCTATGTACCGTTTTCCAACCGAACGGGGTTGGTACGTAGCCCTTTTGAGTATCCCCAATACTACCTGGCGGCACCCTGGAAGTTCTCCACGCTGTGCGCCTACATGTTCCTGCTCATCATGCTGGGCTTCCCCATCAACGGCCTGACGCTCTTGGTCACCTTCAAGCACAAGAAGCTCCGGCAGCCCCTCAACTTCATCCTGGTCAACCTGGCGGTGGCTGGGCTTTTCATGGTGTGCTTTGGCTTCACCATCACCTTCTACTCAGCCATGAACGGCTACTTCGTGTTTGGCCCCATCGGCTGTGCAATTGAGGGCTTCTTCGCCACGCTAGGAG GTGAGGTGGCTCTCTGGTCTCTGGTGGTCCTGGCCATTGAGAGGTACATTGTGGTCTGCAAGCCCATGGGCAACTTCCGCTTCTCCTCCACCCACGCCTTCATAGGCATCATGTTCACCTGGGTTATGGCATTCTCCTGTGCAGCACCCCCCTTGATCGGCTGGTCTAG GTACATTCCAGAAGGCATGCAGTGTTCCTGTGGGCCTGATTACTACACTATGAACCCCCAGTACAACAATGCCTCCTACGTCATCTACATGTTTGTTGTGCACTTCTTCATTCCTGTCGTTGTCATCTTCTTCTCGTATGGGCGTCTCATTTGCAAAGTCAAGGAG GCTGCAGCGTCCCAGCAGGAGTCAGCCACGACTCAGAAGGCAGAACGGGAAGTAACGCGCATGGTGATCCTCATGGTGATTGGCTTCCTAACGGCATGGGTACCCTACGCCAGCGTGGCCTTGTGGATCTTCCTGAATCAGGGGGCCGACTTTTCTGCCACCTTCATGACCGTCCCCGCCTTCTTCTCCAAGAGCTCTTCCTTGTACAACCCCATCATCTACGTGCTGCTCAACAAACAG TTCCGGAACTGCATGGTCACCACCATCTGCTGCGGGAAGAACCCCCTGGGTGACGACGAAGTCTCCTCCACAGCGTCCCAGAGCAAGACAGAAGTGTCATCAGTGTCTTCCAGTCAGGTGTCCCCGGCCTAG